The Novipirellula caenicola genome has a window encoding:
- a CDS encoding 2Fe-2S iron-sulfur cluster-binding protein translates to MPKLTVQGVGEFDVRAGKRLVKALIEDAGTDQLHACGGQARCTTCRVKFVDGEPKNITEAEKETLKVREVKEPGVRLSCQIACDHDMTVELISRLEGSGRKDQGSPVADEIEPAPEWTTR, encoded by the coding sequence ATGCCCAAGTTGACGGTTCAAGGCGTCGGTGAATTTGATGTTCGTGCTGGAAAAAGACTCGTGAAAGCATTGATCGAAGATGCCGGAACGGATCAATTGCACGCTTGCGGTGGCCAAGCACGCTGCACGACATGCCGAGTCAAATTTGTTGACGGCGAACCCAAAAACATCACCGAAGCCGAAAAAGAAACATTAAAAGTTCGTGAAGTCAAAGAGCCCGGTGTCCGTCTGAGCTGCCAAATCGCTTGTGACCATGACATGACCGTGGAACTGATCAGCCGGCTCGAAGGCAGCGGTCGCAAAGACCAAGGTTCCCCAGTGGCTGACGAAATCGAACCCGCTCCGGAATGGACCACGCGGTAA
- the thpR gene encoding RNA 2',3'-cyclic phosphodiesterase — translation MQTIRSFIAIPLSLQVGRNAARLIEALSVPGDGIRWVPKDNLHLTLKFLGEVDNVEVPQVCKIIRNVTQDFEPFDLDFAGAGGFPNLDRPRVLCVHIDDPTNSLSQMVARLETELAEIGFKPEPRDYVPHLTLGRTKGGSRRASGDVLERVKAHAEMRLGQMNVDTVELIASFLEKQGPSYQVMDTIDLGE, via the coding sequence ATGCAAACGATTCGCTCCTTTATCGCCATTCCGTTGTCGCTGCAGGTCGGACGCAACGCGGCTCGCTTGATCGAGGCGTTGTCGGTTCCCGGCGATGGCATTCGCTGGGTCCCCAAAGACAATCTGCATCTGACGCTGAAGTTCCTCGGGGAAGTCGACAATGTCGAAGTCCCGCAGGTCTGTAAGATCATCCGCAATGTCACTCAAGACTTCGAACCCTTTGATCTCGACTTTGCCGGCGCCGGTGGCTTCCCGAACCTCGATCGGCCCCGCGTGTTGTGCGTCCACATCGATGACCCCACCAATTCACTCAGCCAAATGGTGGCAAGACTCGAGACCGAGCTGGCCGAGATCGGATTCAAACCGGAGCCTCGCGACTATGTTCCTCACCTGACCTTGGGGCGAACCAAGGGAGGGTCACGTCGCGCCAGCGGCGACGTGCTCGAGCGTGTCAAAGCCCACGCCGAGATGCGATTGGGCCAGATGAACGTCGACACGGTCGAATTGATCGCCAGCTTTCTCGAGAAACAGGGGCCGAGCTACCAAGTCATGGACACGATCGACTTGGGGGAGTAG
- a CDS encoding YheT family hydrolase yields MISFQPPAFQQHRLLRGGHLQTLATVTPPGKLGLPTQKHTVTLPDGDAVVLHETCPHDWPEDGLSLLLVHGLSGCHAAPYMIRLAKRFHEQGVRVFRIDMRGCGDAFGLAKQLTHAGRSDDLIAALGAIANLAPDGRLGVAAVSLGGNQILRAVGRIGSGADPQPDWFGKLNRIAAICPPVDLARCSENMQRRILRPYNYYFIRQLMSRIPPGVRARSDFAASIASKRPRTLRELDDQFTAPLSGFADALDYYEKSSAAHYIETVAVPTLVLAAEDDPVVPVDCFAESKHHWSRTVKRIVSKHGGHVGFIDRQRNCWMDRVLADWFLGDGC; encoded by the coding sequence ATGATTTCATTTCAGCCACCTGCCTTTCAACAACATCGCTTGCTGCGAGGTGGACATCTGCAAACCCTCGCGACGGTCACGCCGCCGGGTAAGTTAGGTTTGCCGACTCAGAAGCATACGGTGACGCTGCCCGACGGGGATGCAGTGGTGCTGCATGAGACCTGCCCCCACGATTGGCCCGAGGACGGGCTGTCGCTGCTGTTGGTGCACGGATTATCGGGATGCCATGCTGCTCCCTACATGATTCGCTTGGCGAAGCGATTTCACGAACAAGGCGTGCGTGTTTTTCGCATCGACATGCGTGGTTGTGGTGATGCGTTTGGGCTGGCTAAACAATTGACGCATGCAGGCCGAAGCGATGATTTGATTGCGGCGCTCGGAGCGATCGCGAACTTGGCACCAGACGGCCGCTTGGGGGTCGCAGCCGTCTCGTTGGGCGGAAACCAAATCTTGCGTGCGGTTGGCCGGATCGGTTCCGGAGCGGACCCGCAGCCGGATTGGTTTGGCAAACTCAATCGAATTGCTGCGATTTGTCCGCCCGTCGATCTGGCGAGGTGTAGCGAGAACATGCAGCGGCGAATTCTGCGGCCATACAACTATTACTTCATCCGCCAATTGATGTCGCGAATCCCCCCCGGCGTCCGAGCTCGTAGCGATTTCGCAGCCAGCATTGCGTCGAAGCGGCCTCGCACGCTGCGTGAATTGGATGATCAATTCACCGCCCCGCTAAGTGGCTTCGCGGACGCGCTGGACTATTACGAAAAATCGTCGGCTGCCCATTACATCGAAACGGTGGCGGTCCCCACGTTGGTATTGGCCGCCGAAGATGACCCGGTGGTGCCAGTGGATTGTTTTGCTGAATCGAAACATCACTGGAGCCGCACCGTGAAACGCATCGTCTCGAAGCACGGGGGGCACGTTGGATTCATCGACCGACAACGCAATTGTTGGATGGACCGCGTGCTCGCCGACTGGTTCTTAGGCGATGGCTGCTAG
- a CDS encoding DEAD/DEAH box helicase, which yields MDLMSDDAIAAFGLLVGEAIERLVNEHDESLDKRAAMLTVDSPTLSREGRQLRFEFKVKGNRQPTAAAAIDVQAEQDEEDEDFAPSPDSTSLKAIATCECAQFKTHYQCSHTLSTAWWLQEQLGRRSIGEVLNFLGELEVDSVSIGRDLVNNILTLAEESSRPAETSDEETRLQWRIGFSRSRYYAPLSITPYEQKPRKNKKGWTKGKEIRGFELLKRDFTAFPIDGKIAALVASRSYSFDEDHYAEFQALQSLVGHPNVGWADGDASDLDVYSAELSLTLEPVERDLEEEEEQHDDNHDPHPSATHFRPVLHVSGFNIDIKQCEVVMGHSSPVEPLVILADRKHHRLIVCTLRDPRATRVIQFLLKSDLQDAVLDAESAARLAVGCATVDSLVRVNLPPELAGPITPITGELVFELRPRPGAGLLISLAIHDDRFREVLAPGSSPQIVPCLTEEGPIRLQRDLDDEKQRADAVVERFEFNKLSSDANYRWVAESDEAALDLLGRLYEGGSDAPRIIWPEGQSIRVRGELTPSALRVQIDDKRDWFGLTGSVTIDGQDISLADLLAAVREDRALVRVGDREFAKISESFRRRLQQLGDVVVSERDSMKIADAAMPVVQELISDDVVLEATARWHESVKRLESLADWSPQKPEGLDAELRDYQLDGYRWLARLSKWGVGGVLADDMGLGKTVQTLGVLLDRANLGPSLVIAPTSVGDNWVRETERFTPSLKSHLYRDSDRQQLIDSVGPGDLVIVSYQLVQRDAKKFATRDWSTLILDEAQFIKNSQTKTSQAIRLINADWRIGLSGTPLENHLGELWSLFRTLSPGLLGSWDRFRNRFADPIERHKDDKQRQSLARLVRPFILRRTKDKVLKELPARTEITLHAELSKAERKRYEDVRIAALAELSGESADASQAGQQRIRTLAWLTRLRQLACHPRLVDPTWKKGSAKLDLLMNLVEELREGEHRALVFSQFVKHLGVIREALDAQGIEYQYLDGATPASERQRRVDAFQNGEGELFLISLKAGGTGLNLTSADYVIHLDPWWNPAVEDQATDRAHRIGQQKPVTVYRLVAEGTIEEQILQLHADKRELVAGVLDGTDRAARMNTEELIKLIREGAR from the coding sequence ATGGATTTGATGTCCGACGACGCGATTGCAGCGTTTGGACTTCTCGTCGGCGAAGCGATTGAACGCTTGGTGAATGAGCACGATGAATCGTTGGACAAACGTGCTGCGATGTTGACCGTCGACTCGCCCACGCTGAGCCGCGAGGGCCGCCAGCTGAGGTTTGAATTCAAGGTCAAGGGGAATCGGCAACCCACCGCAGCGGCGGCCATTGACGTTCAAGCTGAACAGGACGAGGAGGACGAGGATTTTGCACCGTCCCCGGACAGCACGTCGCTCAAAGCGATTGCGACCTGTGAATGCGCCCAATTCAAGACTCACTACCAATGCTCGCATACGCTTTCGACGGCGTGGTGGCTGCAGGAACAATTGGGCCGCCGCAGCATCGGCGAGGTGCTGAATTTCCTTGGCGAATTAGAAGTCGATTCGGTCAGCATCGGCCGTGACCTGGTGAACAATATTCTAACACTCGCCGAAGAGTCGAGTCGTCCGGCGGAAACCAGCGACGAAGAGACGCGATTGCAATGGCGAATCGGTTTTTCACGCTCGCGTTATTACGCTCCGCTTTCGATCACGCCGTACGAACAAAAACCACGCAAGAACAAAAAAGGTTGGACCAAGGGCAAAGAGATTCGCGGCTTTGAATTGCTCAAACGCGACTTCACCGCGTTTCCGATCGACGGAAAGATTGCCGCCTTGGTCGCTTCGCGAAGCTACAGTTTTGACGAAGACCACTACGCCGAATTCCAAGCCCTGCAATCGCTCGTCGGTCATCCCAACGTCGGCTGGGCCGATGGGGACGCGAGTGATTTGGACGTTTATTCCGCGGAACTGAGTTTAACGCTCGAGCCGGTCGAACGGGATTTGGAGGAAGAGGAAGAACAGCACGACGACAACCACGATCCGCATCCATCGGCGACCCATTTCCGGCCAGTGCTGCACGTTTCGGGTTTCAACATCGACATCAAGCAGTGCGAAGTCGTGATGGGGCACAGCAGCCCCGTCGAGCCGCTGGTGATTTTGGCCGATCGCAAACACCATCGCTTGATCGTCTGCACGCTGCGTGACCCGCGTGCGACGCGAGTGATTCAATTTTTGCTGAAAAGCGATTTGCAGGACGCCGTGTTGGACGCGGAATCCGCCGCCCGGTTGGCGGTCGGTTGTGCCACCGTTGATTCACTGGTTCGCGTCAATCTGCCGCCCGAATTAGCTGGACCGATCACGCCGATCACCGGCGAATTGGTGTTTGAATTACGACCGCGGCCCGGTGCCGGGTTGTTGATCTCGCTGGCCATCCACGACGACCGGTTCCGCGAAGTCTTGGCACCGGGTTCGTCGCCCCAGATCGTGCCATGTTTGACCGAAGAGGGTCCGATTCGGCTGCAACGCGACTTGGACGATGAAAAACAGCGTGCCGATGCAGTCGTCGAGCGATTCGAGTTCAACAAACTCAGTTCGGATGCAAATTACCGCTGGGTCGCCGAAAGCGACGAAGCCGCACTCGATCTGCTCGGACGTCTGTACGAAGGCGGCAGTGATGCGCCACGGATCATTTGGCCCGAAGGTCAATCGATTCGAGTCCGAGGTGAGCTGACCCCGTCGGCACTTCGCGTGCAAATCGATGACAAACGCGATTGGTTCGGATTGACGGGATCGGTGACGATCGATGGACAAGACATCTCGTTGGCCGATTTGTTGGCTGCCGTTCGCGAAGACCGAGCGCTAGTGCGAGTGGGCGATCGCGAGTTTGCCAAAATCAGCGAATCATTCCGCCGTCGATTGCAGCAGCTTGGCGACGTTGTCGTCAGCGAGCGTGATTCGATGAAGATCGCTGACGCGGCGATGCCGGTCGTGCAGGAATTGATCAGCGACGATGTCGTACTCGAAGCCACCGCACGCTGGCACGAATCGGTCAAACGACTCGAATCGCTTGCCGATTGGTCTCCGCAAAAACCCGAAGGGCTTGACGCCGAACTCCGCGACTACCAATTGGATGGATACCGTTGGTTGGCCCGGTTGAGCAAATGGGGTGTCGGCGGCGTGTTGGCGGATGACATGGGTCTAGGAAAAACCGTACAAACACTTGGCGTGCTGTTGGACCGCGCCAACCTAGGGCCCTCGCTCGTGATTGCGCCTACCAGCGTCGGAGACAACTGGGTGCGTGAAACCGAGCGGTTTACCCCGTCGCTAAAATCGCACCTGTATCGCGATTCGGATCGCCAACAATTGATCGACTCGGTCGGTCCCGGCGACCTAGTGATCGTTAGTTACCAATTGGTGCAGCGGGATGCAAAGAAGTTTGCCACTCGTGACTGGAGTACGCTGATTCTCGACGAAGCTCAGTTCATCAAGAACTCGCAAACCAAGACATCGCAGGCGATTCGTTTGATCAACGCCGATTGGCGAATCGGGCTGTCGGGTACCCCGCTGGAAAATCATCTTGGTGAATTGTGGAGCCTGTTCCGAACGCTCTCACCGGGACTGCTGGGATCCTGGGACCGTTTCCGCAACCGTTTCGCCGACCCGATTGAACGCCACAAAGATGACAAACAACGTCAATCGTTGGCGCGTTTGGTCCGCCCGTTCATCCTGCGACGAACCAAAGACAAGGTGCTCAAAGAATTGCCGGCGAGAACCGAAATCACGTTGCATGCCGAACTCAGCAAAGCCGAACGCAAACGCTACGAAGACGTGCGAATTGCGGCACTCGCGGAACTGAGCGGCGAGTCGGCCGATGCTTCGCAAGCTGGCCAGCAACGCATTCGCACGCTCGCTTGGTTGACCCGGCTGCGACAATTGGCCTGCCATCCACGATTGGTCGATCCGACCTGGAAGAAAGGCTCGGCGAAATTGGATTTGCTGATGAATTTGGTCGAAGAGCTTCGCGAAGGAGAGCACCGAGCGTTGGTGTTTAGCCAATTCGTCAAGCATCTCGGCGTGATTCGTGAAGCCCTCGACGCACAAGGGATTGAGTACCAATACCTTGACGGTGCCACTCCGGCATCGGAACGGCAACGACGCGTCGATGCGTTCCAAAATGGCGAAGGCGAGCTGTTTTTGATTTCACTCAAAGCCGGGGGGACGGGATTGAACCTGACCTCGGCGGATTACGTGATCCACTTGGATCCATGGTGGAACCCAGCGGTGGAAGATCAAGCGACCGACCGTGCTCATCGTATCGGACAACAAAAACCGGTCACTGTTTATCGATTGGTCGCCGAAGGCACGATCGAAGAACAAATTTTGCAGCTGCATGCAGATAAACGGGAACTGGTCGCCGGCGTTCTCGATGGAACCGATCGCGCCGCGCGGATGAACACCGAGGAATTGATCAAGCTGATCCGCGAGGGAGCGAGATAG